Proteins co-encoded in one Arachis stenosperma cultivar V10309 chromosome 7, arast.V10309.gnm1.PFL2, whole genome shotgun sequence genomic window:
- the LOC130941583 gene encoding zinc finger CCCH domain-containing protein 25, whose product MNPLTLVKRIQSINSKEASLGIGEDASWHAKYKESAYVFVGGIPFDLTEGDLLAVFAQYGEVVDVNLVRDKGTGKSKGFAFLAYEDQRSTNLAVDNLNGAQILGRIIRVDHVDKYKKKEEEDEETERQKREARGVCRAFQRGECTRGASCKFSHDEQRAANTGWGQREDDTPKWGHDKFQGPKKERQSGNNQLNRIPESRDRDSRPRAHDNEKGSDSQPKRSERREEMWRRHDDDQGRENNSRRDEKRFKRHEDEDKLEGRDYNSRRDEKRSRRHEDDESEHRSREDRFRREGKRFRRSGFDDMEPEPRDHCRREDQRSTRPDDVEFDHKSRDSNAREDNRPRKQDDNEFPGQPRESRKYNDDDFAGNREERRSRKHDEEDYAPRSREDYDKKRENRSYRNDSDRSDPKGRNDFDRRDEKRSRR is encoded by the exons ATGAATCCGCTAACCCTAGTGAAgcgcattcagagcatcaactCCAAAGAAGCCTCTCTCGGAATCGGCGAAGATGCTTCCTGGCACGCCAAATACAAAGAATCCGCTTATGTCTTCGTCGGCGGCATCCCCTTCGACCTCACCGAGGGCGACCTCCTCGCCGTTTTTGCTCA GTATGGGGAAGTTGTGGATGTTAATCTCGTTAGGGATAAAGGTACCGGAAAATCCAAGGGTTTTGCCTTCCTTGCTTATGAAGATCAAAGGAGCACTAATCTTGCTGTTG ATAATCTGAATGGAGCGCAGATTTTGGGTAGAATTATTAGGGTGGATCATGTTGATAAGTataagaaaaaggaagaggaagatgaagagACCGAGCGCCAGAAGAGGGAGGCCCGAGGTGTCTGTAGAGCTTTCCAAAGAGGGGAATGTACTCGCGGCGCTTCTTGCAAATTTTCTCATGATGAGCAA AGAGCTGCAAACACTGGTTGGGGTCAACGTGAGGATGACACCCCAAAATGGGGTCATGACAAATTCCAGGGTCCCAAAAAGGAGAGACAATCTGGCAACAACCAATTAAATCGTATTCCTGAAAGTAGAGATAGAGATTCACGCCCCAGAGCCCATGACAATGAGAAAGGATCTGACAGCCAACCCAAGAGAAGTGAAAGAAGAGAGGAGATGTGGAGGCGGCATGATGATGATCAGGGGAGAGAAAATAACAGTAGAAGGGATGAAAAGAGATTTAAAAGGCATGAAGATGAGGATAAACTTGAAGGAAGAGATTATAACAGTAGAAGAGATGAAAAAAGATCAAGAAGGCATGAAGATGATGAGTCTGAACATAGGTCTAGAGAAGATCGATTTAGGAGAGAGGGGAAAagatttagaaggagtggtttTGATGATATGGAACCTGAACCTAGAGATCATTGTAGAAGGGAAGACCAGAGGTCGACAAGACCAGATGATGTTGAGTTTGATCACAAGTCTAGGGATTCTAATGCAAGGGAGGATAACAGACCCAGGAAGCAAGATGACAATGAGTTTCCAGGTCAGCCAAGAGAATCAAGAAAGTacaatgatgatgattttgCTGGTAACAGGGAAGAAAGGAGATCAAGAAAGCACGATGAAGAAGATTATGCACCACGATCAAGAGAAGACTATGACAAGAAGCGGGAAAACAGATCGTATAGAAACGATTCTGATCGATCGGACCCAAAAGGAAGAAATGATTTTGATAGGAGAGACGAGAAGAGGTCAAGAAGGTAA